The following proteins come from a genomic window of Deinococcus aestuarii:
- a CDS encoding M42 family metallopeptidase yields the protein MVEINQDFLFALLREAGPSGSERRAADVWKREAQTFARVSEDHFGNVYAELGPEDAPTIALMGHLDEIGLMVSHVGDEGLLSVVGVGGWDPQVLVGQRIRLLAPEGDLTGVVGKKPIHLMEPEDRKQASKMEDLWLDVGLSREEAQARIPVGTVGVIDQGPLLVGERIVGRALDNRVGAFIVLEALRALAGTELKYRVVAVGTSQEEIGLFGAQVSGYRLNPVAGVAVDLTHETKQPGVSEKRSGVKPFGSGANLSVSARTSPVIRRQMIAAAQAEGIPYTLSANPHSTATDGDALSLARAGVPSAVVSAPARYMHSPNEMVDARDVDACIRLIAAWIRGLEAEPDFTR from the coding sequence ATGGTTGAAATCAATCAGGACTTCCTCTTCGCCCTGCTGCGCGAGGCCGGGCCCAGCGGCTCCGAGCGCCGGGCGGCGGACGTGTGGAAGCGGGAGGCGCAGACCTTCGCCCGCGTGTCCGAGGACCACTTCGGCAACGTCTACGCCGAACTCGGCCCCGAGGACGCGCCGACGATTGCCCTGATGGGCCACCTCGACGAGATCGGCCTGATGGTGAGCCATGTGGGCGACGAGGGACTCCTCAGCGTGGTCGGCGTCGGCGGCTGGGACCCGCAGGTCCTCGTGGGGCAGCGCATCCGCCTCCTCGCGCCGGAGGGCGACCTGACCGGCGTGGTGGGCAAGAAGCCGATTCACCTGATGGAACCCGAGGACCGCAAGCAGGCGAGCAAGATGGAGGACCTGTGGCTCGACGTGGGCCTGAGCAGGGAGGAGGCGCAGGCCCGCATCCCGGTCGGCACCGTGGGCGTGATTGACCAGGGGCCCCTCCTCGTGGGCGAGCGGATCGTGGGCCGGGCACTCGACAACCGGGTGGGCGCCTTTATCGTACTGGAGGCGCTGCGGGCGCTGGCCGGGACAGAGCTGAAATACCGTGTCGTCGCCGTCGGCACGAGCCAGGAGGAGATCGGGCTCTTCGGGGCGCAGGTGAGCGGCTACCGCCTGAACCCGGTCGCGGGCGTCGCCGTGGACCTCACGCACGAGACCAAGCAGCCGGGCGTGAGCGAGAAAAGGAGCGGCGTGAAGCCCTTCGGCTCGGGCGCCAACCTCAGCGTGAGCGCGCGGACGAGCCCGGTGATCCGGCGGCAGATGATCGCCGCGGCGCAGGCAGAGGGGATTCCCTACACCCTCAGCGCCAACCCGCACTCCACGGCCACCGACGGGGACGCCCTCAGCCTCGCGCGGGCGGGCGTGCCGAGTGCGGTGGTCAGCGCCCCCGCCCGTTACATGCACTCCCCGAACGAGATGGTGGACGCGCGGGACGTGGACGCCTGCATCCGCCTCATCGCCGCCTGGATTCGCGGGCTGGAGGCCGAGCCGGACTTCACGCGCTGA
- a CDS encoding glucose-1-phosphate adenylyltransferase family protein — translation MSTRIAGQKVLAIVLAGGKGSRLAPLTTERAKPAVPFLGTYRLIDFSLSNLVNSGVGDVWVIEQYLPHGLNDHLSGGRPWDLDRTRGGLVVMPPFSSPENEDGEFAQGNAHALAQHVRLMREFAPDVVLVMSADHVYKLDYSDVIREHVRHGASVTMVTTDLKDAAQATRFGNVRADGEGRVTEFAYKPDEPLGETVTAEVFVYDADILMDTLEELERQGDLGDYGEELLPALVSRGDAYAHPLEGYWMDVGTLDAYLQTHRDFLDGHGFPLDTRDWPFITSSISRPPTRVHGTARLDRAFLCGGAEIAGEVIGSVVGPNAVVEEGAVVRDSIVQPGAVVRSGARVVRAIVDAHAVVEAGAEVGAAEGDGPPTVVGAHSVVEAGAKVGASLIVEPRQTVRAGREGETARPAERDDQAGK, via the coding sequence ATGAGCACGCGCATTGCCGGTCAGAAGGTCCTCGCCATCGTCCTCGCGGGGGGGAAGGGCAGCCGCCTCGCTCCGCTGACGACCGAACGGGCTAAACCCGCTGTGCCCTTCCTGGGCACCTACCGATTGATCGACTTCTCCCTCTCCAATCTCGTGAACAGCGGCGTGGGCGACGTGTGGGTGATCGAGCAGTACCTCCCGCACGGCCTGAACGACCACCTCTCGGGCGGTCGGCCCTGGGACCTCGACCGCACGCGCGGCGGGCTGGTGGTGATGCCGCCCTTTTCCAGCCCCGAGAACGAGGACGGCGAGTTCGCCCAGGGCAACGCGCACGCCCTGGCCCAGCACGTCCGGCTGATGCGCGAATTCGCCCCCGACGTGGTGCTGGTGATGAGCGCCGACCACGTTTACAAGCTCGACTATTCCGACGTGATCCGCGAGCACGTCCGCCACGGCGCCAGCGTCACGATGGTCACGACCGACCTGAAGGACGCCGCGCAGGCCACCCGTTTCGGCAATGTGCGGGCGGACGGCGAGGGCCGCGTCACCGAGTTCGCCTACAAGCCGGACGAGCCGCTGGGGGAGACGGTCACCGCCGAGGTCTTCGTCTACGACGCGGACATCCTGATGGACACCCTGGAGGAGCTGGAGCGGCAGGGCGACTTGGGTGATTACGGCGAGGAGTTGCTGCCCGCCCTGGTCTCGCGAGGGGACGCCTACGCGCACCCGCTGGAGGGGTACTGGATGGACGTGGGCACGCTGGACGCCTACCTCCAGACCCACCGGGATTTCCTGGACGGCCACGGCTTCCCGCTCGACACGCGCGACTGGCCCTTCATCACGAGTTCGATCTCCCGGCCCCCCACGCGGGTGCACGGGACCGCCCGGCTCGACCGCGCCTTCCTCTGCGGCGGCGCCGAGATCGCGGGCGAGGTGATCGGCAGCGTGGTCGGCCCCAACGCGGTCGTCGAGGAGGGCGCCGTGGTCCGCGACAGTATCGTGCAGCCCGGCGCGGTCGTGAGGTCCGGGGCGCGGGTCGTGCGCGCCATCGTGGACGCCCACGCCGTCGTGGAGGCCGGGGCTGAGGTCGGTGCGGCGGAGGGGGACGGCCCCCCTACCGTGGTCGGCGCCCACAGCGTCGTGGAGGCCGGGGCGAAGGTGGGGGCGAGTCTGATCGTCGAACCGCGCCAGACGGTGCGTGCCGGTCGGGAGGGGGAGACGGCCCGCCCGGCGGAGAGGGACGACCAGGCGGGGAAATAG
- the topA gene encoding type I DNA topoisomerase: MSRTLVIVESPAKAKTIEKYLGRGYAVESSIGHIRDLPRSAADVPEKYKGKAWARLGLDVEDNFKPLYVVSPEKRQQVAKLRKMASEADEIILATDDDREGESIAWHLYQELRPKVPVKRMVFHEITKEAIQQAIAHPRQIDTNLVEAQEARRALDRLYGYEVSPVLWKKVAPKLSAGRVQSVATRMLVERERERMRFVSGTWWDLLVTAATKDGETFPARLTDVDGVRLATGKDFDPLTGKVKKGTEVRLLDEAAARALADGLTGQTLTVTSAEEKPFTQRPYAPFITSTLQQEGSRKLGFAATRTMRAAQRLYEQGYITYMRTDSTNLSQEAINAARTQVKAMYGQQYLSPQPRVYAKKAKNAQEAHEAIRPAGSSFRTPESLRGELSGDEWRLYDLIWKRTVASQMADARGRSLRVRLAGKATGGEEVGLSASGRTIDFPGFLRAYVEGRDDPNAALEDRETPLPPLKEGDRVTAESAKPEDHETQPPARYTEASLVQALEAAGIGRPSTYASILGTIQERGYAVKKGQALVPTWTAFATSALLEHHFGRLVDYDFTARMEEDLDDIAGGRAQRVPYLRRFYLGENGEGMALRPLIDSKMGEIDARGIATIHVPKLDGSGIEVRVGRYGPYMQRGEEKTNLPEDLAPDELTAEKAAELMNRPTGDRVIGTDEATGHPVVARAGRYGPYVTLGDGNPPIRSASLFPGDDLNTMTVERALRLLSLPRLVGTSEGEEIWAQNGKFGPYLKRGNDSRSLAVHEQLFTVSLPEAEALFMQPRFRARGAAGPLKTFEYEGHAPIQLKSGRYGPYLTDGERNATLRKGEEEGNLSPERALEILEERGKEPKSKAGKPGRRTAISKASGTKAKTGGTKTTARGSTAPRTPATKTPARKAPASQTSARKPAAKVTPTRTKAAPKAPAKTALTWADLKPHLGVLSEQERALVTATRDQGRKVEEVAPTLGLDVKKAKGMALQASKKLNQAARGE, encoded by the coding sequence ATGTCCAGAACCCTCGTGATCGTCGAGTCGCCCGCCAAGGCCAAAACCATCGAGAAGTACCTCGGCAGGGGGTACGCGGTGGAGTCCTCCATCGGGCACATCCGCGACCTGCCCAGGAGCGCCGCCGACGTTCCCGAGAAGTACAAGGGCAAGGCCTGGGCCCGCCTCGGCCTCGACGTGGAGGACAACTTCAAGCCCCTCTACGTCGTCTCGCCCGAGAAGCGCCAGCAGGTCGCCAAGCTCCGCAAGATGGCCTCCGAGGCCGACGAGATCATCCTGGCGACCGACGACGACCGCGAGGGCGAGAGCATCGCGTGGCACCTCTACCAGGAACTGAGGCCCAAGGTCCCCGTCAAGCGGATGGTCTTCCACGAGATCACGAAGGAAGCCATCCAGCAGGCCATCGCCCACCCCCGCCAGATCGACACCAACCTCGTCGAGGCGCAGGAGGCCCGCCGGGCGCTTGACCGCCTCTACGGCTATGAGGTCAGCCCGGTCCTGTGGAAGAAGGTCGCTCCCAAGCTCTCCGCTGGCCGGGTGCAGTCGGTGGCGACCCGGATGCTCGTCGAGCGTGAGCGCGAGCGGATGCGCTTCGTGAGCGGGACGTGGTGGGACCTTCTGGTGACGGCGGCGACGAAAGACGGCGAGACCTTCCCCGCCCGGCTGACCGACGTAGATGGCGTGCGGCTGGCGACGGGCAAGGACTTCGATCCGCTGACCGGCAAGGTGAAGAAGGGGACGGAGGTGCGGTTGCTGGACGAGGCGGCGGCCCGTGCCCTGGCGGACGGCCTGACCGGGCAGACGCTCACCGTCACCTCCGCCGAGGAGAAGCCCTTCACCCAGCGGCCCTATGCTCCCTTCATCACCTCCACCCTCCAGCAGGAGGGGAGCCGCAAGCTGGGCTTCGCCGCTACGCGGACCATGCGGGCAGCGCAGCGGCTGTACGAGCAGGGCTACATCACCTACATGCGGACGGACTCGACCAACCTGTCGCAGGAGGCGATCAACGCCGCACGCACGCAGGTCAAGGCGATGTACGGTCAGCAGTACCTCAGCCCCCAGCCGCGCGTCTACGCGAAGAAGGCGAAGAACGCCCAGGAAGCGCACGAGGCGATCCGCCCCGCCGGGTCGAGCTTCCGCACGCCGGAGAGCCTGCGCGGCGAGCTGAGCGGCGACGAGTGGCGCCTCTACGACCTGATCTGGAAGCGTACCGTGGCCTCTCAGATGGCGGACGCTCGTGGTCGGAGCCTGCGGGTGCGGCTGGCCGGGAAGGCGACGGGTGGGGAAGAGGTGGGGCTCAGCGCCTCGGGTCGCACCATCGACTTTCCCGGCTTCCTGCGCGCCTACGTGGAGGGCCGTGACGACCCGAACGCCGCGCTGGAGGACCGGGAGACGCCCCTGCCGCCCCTTAAGGAAGGCGACCGCGTGACCGCTGAGTCCGCCAAGCCGGAGGACCACGAGACCCAGCCGCCCGCCCGCTACACCGAGGCCTCGCTGGTGCAGGCGTTGGAAGCCGCCGGAATTGGCCGCCCCTCGACCTACGCGAGCATCCTCGGCACCATTCAGGAACGCGGCTACGCGGTCAAGAAGGGGCAGGCACTCGTCCCCACCTGGACGGCCTTCGCCACCTCCGCCCTGCTGGAGCACCACTTCGGGCGGCTGGTGGACTACGACTTCACGGCGCGGATGGAGGAAGACCTCGACGACATCGCGGGAGGGCGGGCCCAGCGGGTGCCGTACCTCCGCCGCTTCTACCTGGGCGAAAACGGGGAGGGCATGGCCCTGCGTCCCCTGATCGACTCCAAGATGGGCGAGATCGACGCGCGGGGCATCGCCACCATCCACGTCCCCAAGCTCGACGGCAGCGGCATCGAGGTGCGGGTGGGCCGGTACGGGCCCTACATGCAGCGGGGCGAGGAGAAGACCAACCTTCCTGAAGACCTCGCGCCGGACGAGTTGACCGCTGAGAAGGCCGCCGAACTGATGAACCGCCCGACCGGAGACCGGGTGATCGGCACGGACGAGGCGACCGGGCATCCTGTGGTTGCGCGCGCCGGACGCTATGGGCCTTACGTGACGCTGGGCGACGGCAACCCTCCTATCCGCTCGGCAAGCTTGTTCCCAGGTGACGACCTCAACACGATGACCGTAGAGCGGGCCTTGCGTCTCCTCAGCCTTCCGCGTCTCGTCGGCACCTCTGAAGGCGAGGAAATCTGGGCGCAGAACGGCAAGTTCGGGCCGTACCTGAAACGCGGCAACGACAGTCGCAGCCTCGCCGTCCACGAGCAACTGTTCACGGTGTCTCTCCCCGAGGCCGAGGCCCTCTTCATGCAGCCGCGCTTCCGGGCGAGGGGCGCCGCCGGTCCCCTGAAGACCTTCGAGTACGAGGGCCACGCCCCCATCCAACTCAAGTCGGGCCGCTACGGACCCTACCTGACGGACGGCGAGCGCAACGCGACTCTGCGGAAGGGGGAAGAGGAGGGCAACCTCTCTCCTGAACGCGCCCTGGAGATTCTGGAGGAACGCGGCAAGGAACCCAAGAGCAAGGCGGGCAAACCGGGCCGCAGGACGGCAATCTCGAAGGCCAGCGGGACGAAGGCGAAGACGGGCGGCACCAAGACGACTGCCCGGGGGAGCACGGCACCCCGAACCCCGGCGACGAAAACTCCAGCCCGAAAAGCCCCGGCGAGCCAGACGAGCGCGAGGAAACCCGCCGCGAAGGTCACGCCGACCAGAACTAAGGCCGCCCCCAAAGCCCCCGCCAAGACCGCCCTCACCTGGGCCGACCTCAAACCGCACCTCGGCGTGCTGAGCGAGCAGGAACGCGCCCTCGTCACCGCCACCCGTGATCAGGGGCGCAAGGTGGAGGAGGTCGCCCCCACCCTCGGCCTCGACGTGAAGAAGGCGAAGGGGATGGCGCTCCAGGCGAGCAAGAAGCTCAACCAGGCGGCACGCGGGGAGTAG
- the apaG gene encoding Co2+/Mg2+ efflux protein ApaG encodes MTHPPSPDSDPASPVPDVRVTVDVQHFPSHSTPKRRVFAYVIRIENHSDETWQLLARHWNIVDASGRETVVDGDGVVGQQPLIAPGGVFVYDSFVTVQDTPGRMGGHYVMQDAWGVRARVPIPPFVLEVPGERTLN; translated from the coding sequence ATGACCCATCCCCCCAGCCCGGACAGCGACCCGGCGAGCCCCGTGCCCGACGTGCGCGTCACCGTGGACGTGCAGCACTTTCCCTCCCACTCGACCCCGAAGCGCCGCGTCTTCGCCTACGTCATTCGCATCGAGAACCACAGCGACGAGACGTGGCAGCTCCTGGCCCGCCACTGGAACATCGTGGACGCTTCTGGCCGCGAGACGGTGGTGGACGGCGACGGCGTGGTCGGCCAGCAGCCCCTCATCGCGCCGGGCGGCGTCTTCGTGTACGACTCCTTCGTGACCGTGCAGGACACGCCGGGGCGCATGGGCGGCCACTACGTCATGCAGGACGCCTGGGGAGTGCGGGCGCGGGTGCCGATCCCCCCCTTCGTGCTGGAGGTGCCGGGGGAAAGGACGTTGAATTAG
- the mqnC gene encoding cyclic dehypoxanthinyl futalosine synthase codes for MSSGAELLQKAASGVRLSAAEIEALYHLPLPEVAAVAHGLRLERRDPDVVTFLIDRNINYTNVCNVGCNFCAFYRTRRQKDSYTLDYEEISAKIRDLEAVGGTRILLQGGVNPELGLDYYTGLLWHVKAHHPTIRIDAFSPEEVLFMEKTFGLSLDALLDTLIEAGLDGLPGAGGEILEDEVRQGAAPARIRSDDWFRIIDAAQRKGLYTISTMVIGFGESFAQRAAHLLKIREQQDRANALYGGNGFSGFAMWTLQTEHTRLHGKAPGATAHEYLQQLAVARIALDNVPNIQASWPAQGFKVAQASLYYGANDLGSTMLEENVVSAAGGHGRHSATVRELVRIAVDAGYTPAIRNSRFQIIAWPDADALLNRTEANPEAERAVGAVG; via the coding sequence ATGTCCTCCGGTGCCGAACTCCTCCAGAAGGCCGCCTCCGGCGTGCGCCTGAGCGCCGCCGAGATCGAGGCGCTGTACCACCTCCCGCTGCCCGAGGTGGCCGCCGTCGCCCACGGGCTGCGCCTGGAGCGGCGCGACCCCGACGTGGTGACCTTCCTGATCGACCGGAACATCAATTACACCAACGTCTGCAACGTGGGCTGCAACTTCTGCGCCTTCTACCGCACCCGCCGCCAGAAGGACAGCTATACGCTGGACTACGAGGAGATCAGCGCCAAGATCAGGGATCTGGAGGCGGTCGGCGGCACCCGCATCCTCCTCCAGGGGGGCGTGAATCCCGAATTAGGGCTGGACTACTACACGGGCCTCTTGTGGCACGTCAAGGCGCACCACCCCACCATCCGCATCGACGCCTTCTCGCCGGAAGAAGTGCTCTTCATGGAGAAGACCTTCGGGCTGAGCCTGGACGCACTCCTCGACACGCTCATCGAGGCGGGGCTCGACGGGCTGCCGGGGGCGGGCGGGGAGATTCTGGAGGACGAGGTGCGTCAGGGAGCGGCCCCCGCGCGCATCCGCTCGGACGACTGGTTCCGGATCATCGACGCGGCGCAGCGCAAGGGGCTGTACACGATTTCCACGATGGTGATCGGCTTCGGGGAAAGTTTCGCCCAGCGCGCGGCCCACCTCCTCAAGATCCGGGAGCAGCAGGACCGGGCGAACGCGCTCTACGGCGGCAACGGCTTTTCGGGCTTCGCCATGTGGACCCTCCAGACCGAGCACACGCGGCTGCACGGCAAGGCGCCTGGCGCGACCGCCCACGAGTACCTTCAGCAGCTCGCGGTGGCGCGCATCGCCCTGGACAACGTGCCCAACATCCAGGCGTCGTGGCCCGCGCAGGGCTTCAAGGTGGCGCAGGCGTCGCTCTACTACGGGGCGAACGACCTCGGGAGCACCATGCTGGAGGAGAACGTGGTCTCAGCGGCGGGCGGGCACGGGCGGCACAGCGCCACCGTGCGCGAACTCGTGCGCATCGCCGTGGACGCGGGCTATACCCCCGCCATCCGCAACAGCCGCTTCCAGATCATCGCCTGGCCCGACGCGGACGCCCTGCTGAACCGCACCGAGGCCAACCCCGAGGCGGAGCGGGCCGTGGGAGCGGTGGGGTAG
- a CDS encoding YdcF family protein → MRATGSGLSLLPLALALLLVAAFLLAPGARVPSAQPPHPVLVVLGAAQYAGRPSPAFQRRLDHALSLYRAGGIRTVVVTGGRQPGDPHSEGEVGVTYLHRHGVPSTALLAETRSRTTVENLRNARAYLPPHTPVTLVTDEAHAPRALALAHALDMNANASPSPLGDRPDRRYLLREKLALLAYSLLGVGR, encoded by the coding sequence ATGCGCGCCACGGGCTCGGGCCTCTCCCTGCTGCCGCTCGCCCTCGCCTTGCTGCTGGTGGCCGCCTTCCTGCTGGCCCCCGGTGCGCGCGTACCCTCCGCCCAGCCGCCCCACCCCGTCCTCGTGGTCCTCGGCGCCGCGCAGTATGCGGGCAGGCCCAGCCCCGCCTTCCAGCGTCGGCTCGACCATGCCCTGAGCCTCTACCGGGCGGGCGGTATCCGGACCGTCGTGGTGACGGGAGGCCGCCAGCCCGGCGACCCCCACAGCGAGGGCGAGGTCGGCGTGACCTACCTGCACCGCCACGGCGTCCCGTCCACCGCCCTCCTCGCCGAGACACGCAGCCGTACGACGGTAGAGAACCTGCGCAATGCCCGCGCGTACCTGCCCCCCCACACCCCCGTCACCCTGGTCACCGACGAGGCCCACGCGCCGCGCGCCCTGGCCCTCGCACACGCCCTCGACATGAACGCGAACGCGAGCCCGAGTCCCCTCGGCGACCGACCGGACCGCCGTTACCTGCTGCGGGAGAAGCTGGCGCTCTTGGCGTACTCGTTGCTGGGGGTGGGGAGGTAG
- the dusA gene encoding tRNA dihydrouridine(20/20a) synthase DusA, which produces MSAASRPPHTLSVAPMMDWTDRHCRAFHRTLTRRTLLYTEMVTTGAILHGDRERHLGFGEAEHPVALQLGGSDSAALAECARIAEAWGYDEVNLNCGCPSDRVQNGSFGACLMGTPDVVARCVEAMRGATSLPITVKHRIGIDDLDSYEHLTRFVSTVAAADCETFIIHARKAWLSGLSPKENREIPPLRYEVVRQLKEDFPGLTVVLNGGILSLEAARDHLTWADGVMVGRAAYQDPYILATADRDIFGEDVKSPTRREIVEDFLPYVAAQLEAGQPLNRVMRHILGLFAGQPGARHWKRTLSEQGHRPGAGVEVVREALAGVPESVLDARPEVGTAQPA; this is translated from the coding sequence ATGAGTGCCGCGTCCCGCCCACCCCACACCCTGTCCGTCGCCCCGATGATGGACTGGACGGACCGGCACTGCCGCGCCTTCCACCGCACCCTGACCCGCCGCACCCTGCTCTACACCGAGATGGTCACGACGGGCGCGATCCTGCACGGCGACCGGGAGCGGCACCTGGGCTTCGGGGAGGCCGAGCACCCGGTCGCGCTGCAACTGGGAGGCTCCGACTCCGCCGCCCTCGCCGAGTGCGCCCGCATCGCCGAGGCCTGGGGCTACGACGAGGTGAACCTCAACTGCGGCTGCCCCAGCGACCGGGTGCAGAATGGGAGTTTCGGCGCCTGCCTGATGGGCACGCCGGACGTGGTGGCCCGCTGCGTGGAGGCGATGCGCGGCGCGACCTCCCTCCCCATCACGGTCAAGCACCGCATCGGCATCGACGACCTCGACAGTTACGAGCACCTCACCCGCTTCGTCTCCACGGTCGCGGCGGCGGACTGCGAGACCTTCATCATCCACGCGCGCAAGGCGTGGCTCTCGGGCCTGTCGCCGAAGGAGAACCGGGAGATTCCGCCCCTGCGCTACGAGGTCGTGCGGCAACTCAAGGAGGACTTCCCGGGGCTGACCGTCGTCCTGAATGGTGGCATCCTGAGCCTCGAAGCCGCGCGGGATCATCTGACTTGGGCCGACGGCGTGATGGTCGGGCGGGCAGCCTATCAGGACCCGTACATCCTCGCCACCGCAGACCGGGACATCTTCGGGGAGGACGTGAAATCGCCCACCCGGCGCGAGATTGTCGAAGACTTCCTGCCCTACGTCGCGGCGCAGTTGGAGGCGGGGCAGCCTCTGAACCGCGTGATGCGCCACATCCTCGGCCTCTTCGCGGGGCAGCCTGGCGCCCGTCATTGGAAGCGGACGCTGAGCGAGCAGGGCCACCGCCCCGGCGCGGGGGTGGAGGTCGTGCGGGAGGCGCTGGCGGGGGTGCCGGAGAGCGTGCTGGACGCGCGGCCCGAGGTGGGTACGGCTCAGCCCGCCTGA
- a CDS encoding TCR/Tet family MFS transporter yields the protein MRAPPASRRPAALAFILLTVLLDVMGLGLIIPVFPPLVTQLAGSDTSGAQFVGLFTAVYALMQFVFAPILGALSDRYGRRPVLLASLTGMGLDYILLSLAPNLWWLLLGRIIAGMTGASITVANAYLADVTPPENRARSFGLLGATFGVGFILGPALGGVLGDIDLRLPFLVAAGLALLNALYGFFVLPESLAPENRGTRPGRGVLNPLAPLTVLGRYPLVRNLAAAFILIGLAQQAIFSTWVLFTERVLGWTPRDNGVALAVIGLLSAIVQAGLVGTAMRVLGERGAIITGLLLGVVQYVLLGAARTDATLYASILLGALAGIAGPAIQGLISRTVDPSEQGRVQGALTSVNSLVGIVGPILATSVFAYFTRPGNTLNEPGAAFYLSAVFSLLGTLVAGVVLRRAGKNPAPVRLQE from the coding sequence ATGCGCGCTCCCCCCGCCTCCCGCCGTCCCGCCGCGCTCGCGTTCATCCTGCTCACCGTGCTGCTCGACGTGATGGGGCTGGGGCTGATCATCCCGGTCTTTCCGCCCCTGGTGACCCAGTTGGCCGGGTCGGACACCTCCGGGGCGCAGTTCGTCGGCCTCTTCACCGCCGTCTACGCCCTGATGCAGTTCGTGTTCGCGCCGATCCTGGGCGCCTTGTCTGACCGCTACGGACGCCGCCCTGTGCTGCTGGCGAGCCTGACGGGAATGGGCCTCGACTACATCCTGCTCTCGCTCGCGCCGAACCTGTGGTGGCTGCTGCTGGGCCGGATCATCGCCGGGATGACGGGGGCGAGCATCACGGTTGCGAATGCCTACCTGGCGGACGTGACGCCTCCCGAGAACCGGGCGCGCTCCTTTGGCCTGCTGGGGGCGACCTTCGGGGTGGGCTTCATCCTGGGCCCGGCGCTGGGCGGGGTGCTGGGGGACATCGACCTGCGCCTGCCCTTCCTGGTGGCGGCGGGGCTGGCGCTTCTGAACGCGCTCTACGGCTTCTTCGTCCTGCCGGAGTCGCTGGCGCCGGAGAACCGGGGAACGCGTCCGGGACGGGGCGTACTCAACCCCCTCGCGCCGCTGACGGTGCTGGGGCGCTATCCGCTGGTGCGCAACCTCGCCGCCGCCTTCATCCTGATCGGGCTGGCGCAGCAGGCGATCTTCAGCACCTGGGTCCTCTTCACCGAGCGGGTGCTGGGGTGGACGCCCCGGGACAACGGGGTGGCGCTCGCCGTCATCGGCCTGCTCTCGGCCATCGTGCAGGCGGGGCTGGTGGGGACGGCGATGCGGGTGCTGGGCGAACGGGGCGCGATCATCACCGGGCTCCTGCTGGGCGTCGTGCAGTACGTGCTGCTGGGAGCGGCGCGCACGGACGCGACGCTGTACGCCTCCATCCTGCTCGGGGCGCTGGCGGGCATCGCGGGCCCGGCCATCCAGGGCCTGATCAGCCGCACGGTCGATCCCAGCGAGCAGGGCCGGGTGCAGGGGGCGCTGACGAGCGTGAACAGCCTCGTGGGCATCGTCGGCCCGATCCTCGCCACGAGCGTCTTCGCCTACTTCACCCGGCCGGGCAATACCCTCAACGAGCCCGGCGCGGCCTTTTACCTCTCCGCCGTGTTCAGCCTGCTGGGCACCCTCGTCGCAGGCGTGGTGCTGCGGCGGGCGGGGAAGAATCCGGCTCCGGTGCGGCTTCAGGAATAG